From a single Accipiter gentilis chromosome 32, bAccGen1.1, whole genome shotgun sequence genomic region:
- the SMPX gene encoding small muscular protein, with protein MSKQPASHVKAIQANINIPMGAFRPGAGHPHKRKELTPEEVEESVPASTEEERDKKHLPGAKKLPGPAVNLSEIQNIKSELKFVPKAEQ; from the exons atgtcaaaacagcCAGCGTCACATGTCAAAGCCATTCAG GCTAATATTAACATCCCAATGGGAGCATTTCGACCTGGTGCAGGCCACCCTCATAAAAGAAAAGAACTTACACCTGAAGAAGTGGAGGAG AGTGTTCCTGCTTCGACAGAGGAGGAGAGAGACAAGAAACATCTCCCAGGAGCTAAGAAACTCCCAGGTCCTGCTGTCAACTTGTCAGAGATTCAGAACATAAAGAGTGAGCTGAAATTTGTCCCCAAAGCTGAACAGTAG